The DNA region CGATCTGCTGGCCGGACGGTCGGCTGCAGTTCATGCTCAACGAGCGCATGATGCCCGCGCAGTTCGTCGTCAACGGTGCCGGCGAGCGATTCATCAACGAGGCGGCGCCCTACATGGACTTCGCCCACGCCATGATCGACGGACAGCGCTCCGGCGTGACCCACATCCCGTGCTGGCTCGTCACCGACATCCGGTCCTTCCACCGCTACGTCGTCGCCGGGCATCTGCCCATCCCGAAGATCCCGTTCGCACCGGTGCCCACCGGTCGGAAGGTGCCCGCGGCCTGGTTGGAGTCGGGTGTGGTGAAACAGGGCGCCACGTGGGAGGAACTGGCCGATCAGATCGGGGTGCCCGGAGCCCGATTGCGGGCCACCGCAGAGCGATTCAACCAGCTGGCCCGCGCAGGCCACGATGACGACTTCCGTCGCGGTGAGAGCGCCTACGACAACTACTACGGCGATCCGACACTGTCCAACCCGAACCTGCACCCGCTCGGGGAGCCGCCGTACTACGCATTCCAGATCATCCTGGGTGATCTCGGCACGTCGGGAGGGTTGAGCACCGACGAGTTCGCCCGAGTGCTGCGGTCCGACGACAGCGTCGTGGGTGGGCTCTACGCCGTTGGCAACGCGTCCGCCGCCGTGATGGGGCGCAGCTATGCGGGTGCGGGCGCAACCATCGGACCCGCCATGGCCTTCGGGTACGTGGCCGCCAGACACATCGCCGATTCAACCCAGATCCAGCCACCGGTCTTGCCGGATCGTCAAGGAGGTAAACAGAAGTGAAGATTTCGCTGTTCTACGAGTTCCCGTTGCCCCGGCCCTGGTCGGAGGACGACGAACACCAGCTGTTCCAACATGGATTGGACGAGGTGGAACTCGCTGACAAGGCCGGGTTCTCCACCGTCTGGCTCACCGAGCACCACTTCCTCGAGGAGTACTGCCACTCCACCGCACCCGAGATGTTCCTGGCCGCAGCCAGCCAGCGCACCAAGGACATTCGGCTCGGTTTCGGGGTCATGCACCTTCCGCCCCCGATCAACCACCCCGCGCGGATCGCCGAGCGGGTCGCCACACTGGACCATCTGTCCAACGGCCGCGTGGAATTCGGAACCGGTGAAGGGTCCTCGGTCGCCGAACTCGGCGGTTTCGACATCGACCCGGCCGACAAGCGCGCGCAGTGGGAAGAAGCACTCGAGGTCTCCATCCGGTGCATGACCGAGGAGCCGTTCACCGGGTTCAAGGGCGAGCACGTCGAGATGCCCGCCCGAAATGTGATCCCCAAACCTCTGCAGAAGCCGCACCCGCCGGTCTGGGTCGCGTGCACCCGGCCATCGTCGGTTCAGATGGCCGCCCAGAAGGCCATCGGCGCACTGAGTTTCGCGTACACGGGCCCGGAGGCGCTCAAGGACCGGGTGGACGGCTACTACGCAGAGTTCGAGGAGAAGGGCACCCCGATCACCCCGGCGATCAACCCGAATCTGCTGGCGATCGGTGGCGACCTGTCGATGATGGTGGCCAAATCAGACGACGAGGCGCTCAAACGGCTCGGCATCGGTGGCGGTTTCTTCTCGTTCGGGATCATGCACTACTACCTGACCGGCATGCACACTCCCGGCCGTACCAAGGTGTGGGAACGCTACGAAGCGGCCGTCAAGGAGGACCCGACGCTGGCCTACGGACCGGGGCGCGGTGCGATCGGCTCGCCGGACACGGTCCGGGAGTTCCTGCGCGGTTATGAAGCCAGCGGCGTGGACGAGATCATCCTGCTGCTGAACCCGCGCAGCCACGAGGGCACGATGGAGTCCATCGAGATCATGGGCAGGGAGATCCTGCCCGAGTTCATCGAGCGTGACGCGAAAGCGGTCGCAGACAAGGCCAAACGTCTCGAGCCGGTGATCGAGAAGGTCGAGGCGCGACGGCAGGACTGGGACGCACCGCTGTTCGACGAGACCTACGAATTCGGCGGGCTGCCCACCGGCCGCGGTGGCAAGTTCACCGCCGGCGAGATCCCCGAGGCGATGGCGGAGATCAACGAAGGCAGGGTCAAGGCCGCGCAAGCGGAGAAGGACGCCAAGGCCAAGCAAGCCGCGAGCTGAGCGTGACCACCCTCGACCGGCTGGTCCGCTACGACGGAAAGCATGTCGTGGTCACCGGCTGCGCCTCGGGCATCGGCGCGCAGCTGGCGCACCAACTCCACGATCTCGGCGCACGGGTGACGGGTCTGGACCGCTGCGCTCCGGCTGAATCGCATTCTGCGGTAGACGAGTTCGTCGCGGTCGACCTGGCGGATCCCGGCTCGGTCGACGCGGCCGCCGCCACCGTGGACGGCCCCGTCGACGTGCTCTTCAACGTGGCCGGGGTGTCCTCGGGCATCGGGGATCCGGTCCAGGTCGTCCGGATCAACTTCCTGGGAATGCGGCAGTTCACGGAGGCGCTCGTGGGCCGGATGGTTTCCGGTTCAGCGATCTGCAACGTGTCCTCGTTGGCGGCGGCGTCGTACCGGGAGAACGCCCACACCACCCAGGGCCTGCTCGATACAGACTCGGTCGACGCCGGATTAGCCTGGTGCGCTGACAATCCGGACGCGCTCGCCGATGGCGGCTACCGCCTCTCCAAGGAGGCGATCATCCTCTACGGAATGCGGCGCGCCTGCGACCTGGGTTCCCGGGACATCCGGATCAACTGCACCGCTCCCGGGGTCACCGAGACCCCGATACTCGACCAGTTGCGGTCCGCCTATGGACAGCAGTATCTGGACTCGTTCACCGCGCCACTGGGCCGGGTGTCGACCGCCGAGGAGCAGGCCGTGGTGCTGGCGTATCTGGGTAGCCCTGCTGCCGGGTACATCACCGGGCAGGTGCTGTGGACCGACGGCGGTATTCTCGCGGAGCGATTGTCCACCGGCATTCGCACTGCCCAACTGGCCCAGGGGAGCTGATCATGGCCGGTAGCATGACCGACTTCCGGCAGATGGCGGACGAGGTGCGCAACTGGGGCCGCTGGGGCGACGCCGACGAGGTCGGCACGCTCAACCTCATCACGGCCGACAAGGTCGCCGAGGCGGCGGCAATGGTCAAGAAGGGCAAGGTCATCTCCCTCGGTGGCGACTTCGGCTCGGCGGGCCCGCAGGGCGCGTTCAAGTTCCGGCAGAACCCGGTCCACGTGATGACCGTCGACGGTGGAGACGCGTCGACACTGGTCCGGTACGGCCCGGCATGGTTGCGTAACGCGGTGGCCGCCGACGTCAGCGCCTTCTTCGCCGACAACCCGTTCCGCTTCAACGACGACATGATCGTGATGCCGCTGCAGGCCGCCACCCAGTGGGACGCCCTGTCGCATGTCTATTACGAGGACAAGCTCTACAACGGCTTCCCCGCCGATTCGGTGACCAGCTTCGGCGCCTTCCACTGCGGTATCGAAAAGGTCGACGCCAAGGGCATCACGTCGCGGGGTGTGCTGCTCGACGTGGTGGCGCACCGCGGTCTCGAGACGTTCTGTGAGCCCGGTACACCGATCACGCCGGCCGAACTCGATGAGATCGCCGCCCGGCAGGGTGTGGAGATCCGTTCGGGCGACATCATCGTCGTGCACACCGGATGGTGGACGCGCTTCCTGTCCACCGGTGACGGTGCGGAAGCCGGCTCCGGCCTGGACTGGACGTGTGCGTCATGGCTGCACAGGCACGACGTCGCTGCCGTGGCTGCGGACAACCTGAT from Mycobacterium sp. DL includes:
- a CDS encoding LLM class flavin-dependent oxidoreductase is translated as MKISLFYEFPLPRPWSEDDEHQLFQHGLDEVELADKAGFSTVWLTEHHFLEEYCHSTAPEMFLAAASQRTKDIRLGFGVMHLPPPINHPARIAERVATLDHLSNGRVEFGTGEGSSVAELGGFDIDPADKRAQWEEALEVSIRCMTEEPFTGFKGEHVEMPARNVIPKPLQKPHPPVWVACTRPSSVQMAAQKAIGALSFAYTGPEALKDRVDGYYAEFEEKGTPITPAINPNLLAIGGDLSMMVAKSDDEALKRLGIGGGFFSFGIMHYYLTGMHTPGRTKVWERYEAAVKEDPTLAYGPGRGAIGSPDTVREFLRGYEASGVDEIILLLNPRSHEGTMESIEIMGREILPEFIERDAKAVADKAKRLEPVIEKVEARRQDWDAPLFDETYEFGGLPTGRGGKFTAGEIPEAMAEINEGRVKAAQAEKDAKAKQAAS
- a CDS encoding coniferyl-alcohol dehydrogenase — translated: MTTLDRLVRYDGKHVVVTGCASGIGAQLAHQLHDLGARVTGLDRCAPAESHSAVDEFVAVDLADPGSVDAAAATVDGPVDVLFNVAGVSSGIGDPVQVVRINFLGMRQFTEALVGRMVSGSAICNVSSLAAASYRENAHTTQGLLDTDSVDAGLAWCADNPDALADGGYRLSKEAIILYGMRRACDLGSRDIRINCTAPGVTETPILDQLRSAYGQQYLDSFTAPLGRVSTAEEQAVVLAYLGSPAAGYITGQVLWTDGGILAERLSTGIRTAQLAQGS
- a CDS encoding cyclase family protein, with the translated sequence MAGSMTDFRQMADEVRNWGRWGDADEVGTLNLITADKVAEAAAMVKKGKVISLGGDFGSAGPQGAFKFRQNPVHVMTVDGGDASTLVRYGPAWLRNAVAADVSAFFADNPFRFNDDMIVMPLQAATQWDALSHVYYEDKLYNGFPADSVTSFGAFHCGIEKVDAKGITSRGVLLDVVAHRGLETFCEPGTPITPAELDEIAARQGVEIRSGDIIVVHTGWWTRFLSTGDGAEAGSGLDWTCASWLHRHDVAAVAADNLMVEDPDPAQGVEGTFLPMHMLCLRDMGLMLGEYWDLGPLAADCAADGVYEFQLIASPLKVVGAVGAPVSPIAIK